A portion of the Candidatus Desulfatibia profunda genome contains these proteins:
- a CDS encoding AbrB/MazE/SpoVT family DNA-binding domain-containing protein yields the protein MPTATLTSKGQTVIPKAVRDHLGLQPGDILDFVVQDNGDVLIRPAVHDVQRLKGMLHRPGRKPVTIEAMNLAVKQRKGKI from the coding sequence ATGCCGACTGCCACACTTACCAGTAAAGGCCAGACCGTCATTCCCAAGGCCGTCAGGGATCATTTGGGACTTCAACCTGGCGATATACTTGACTTTGTCGTTCAAGACAACGGGGATGTTTTGATTCGACCTGCGGTACATGATGTTCAGCGCTTGAAAGGAATGTTACACCGTCCCGGAAGAAAGCCGGTGACAATAGAAGCGATGAACCTTGCCGTCAAACAGCGCAAAGGGAAGATCTGA
- a CDS encoding type II toxin-antitoxin system VapC family toxin: protein MKGLDTNVLVRYLTQDHQKQAQLAAKEIEGAVAKGEKLVIQPLVLCELVWVLESAYDFTKPQIVTVFDSIMRTAQFEIVDKGTVWQALNDYQKEKGDFSDYYIGRSNEKFGANVTLTFDKSLKDNKRFSLIGA from the coding sequence ATGAAGGGTTTGGATACCAATGTTCTGGTTCGATATCTGACGCAGGACCATCAGAAACAGGCCCAATTGGCTGCAAAAGAAATCGAAGGGGCCGTAGCAAAAGGTGAAAAACTGGTAATACAGCCACTGGTGTTATGTGAACTGGTTTGGGTTCTTGAAAGCGCATACGATTTTACCAAGCCTCAGATTGTTACGGTATTTGACAGCATCATGCGAACGGCCCAGTTTGAGATTGTAGACAAGGGCACGGTATGGCAGGCGTTGAATGATTATCAAAAAGAAAAAGGCGATTTTTCGGATTACTATATTGGCCGTTCAAATGAGAAGTTCGGAGCGAATGTTACGTTGACATTCGATAAATCCTTAAAAGATAATAAACGATTCAGTCTTATCGGCGCCTAG